In Cicer arietinum cultivar CDC Frontier isolate Library 1 chromosome 7, Cicar.CDCFrontier_v2.0, whole genome shotgun sequence, a single window of DNA contains:
- the LOC101495612 gene encoding zinc finger A20 and AN1 domain-containing stress-associated protein 5 yields the protein MAHKITKKEETEFKVPETITPSPCINIQTAATTTVTAATTTVTAATTTTSISEPSRFFEDKSTARSATSSRSPKRSHPSDDDTQVQPQTTSSEAKRAVNRCSGCRRRVGLTGFRCRCGDLFCSEHRYSDRHDCSYDYKTVGREAIARENPVVRAAKIVKL from the coding sequence atggctcACAAGATTACTAAAAAAGAAGAAACAGAATTCAAGGTTCCCGAAACCATCACACCATCACCATGCATCAACATTCAAACCGCCGCAACAACCACCGTAACTGCCGCAACAACCACCGTAACTGCCGCAACAACAACCACCTCGATTTCAGAACCTTCTAGATTTTTTGAAGATAAATCAACAGCCAGATCCGCCACGTCATCACGCTCCCCAAAGAGATCTCACCCTAGCGACGATGATACGCAAGTTCAACCTCAAACGACGTCGTCAGAAGCCAAACGCGCCGTTAATCGCTGCTCCGGTTGTCGAAGGAGAGTTGGTCTTACCGGATTCCGTTGCCGTTGCGGCGATCTTTTCTGTTCCGAGCACCGATACTCCGATCGCCATGACTGTTCTTATGATTACAAAACCGTCGGAAGGGAAGCAATCGCTAGAGAAAATCCTGTTGTCAGAGCGGCGAAGATCGTTAAGCTCTGA
- the LOC101495286 gene encoding protein gamma response 1 yields MDENDAIVERVQHTRSPKSSSPRSSVTDDEKLVSGISTILVASIQEAKDKISQIEYVFCTQLYPNFQSISKNSDAKRRRIVELEREVDEGMVLQKNLVDLIRSKESLLKSCEEKRKTAIAKLESCESENMKLLGKIVDLEERLGMKTKDVEEMESKLKSVENEGLCKKLVEQVELLTCEVRDEKLKRNRLNEAYKRLKSQHIYLRQKVGLNEENMIRESKFVSESDLAKDQSPIIEPGVAFEDRNIAMDACINAKVNIEIPEEDFGGLEKRSPEVFVAACDTNDVKEKALEDDKGASSCRPPSSGFRGVPKSVSGTKRPAPLWRQTRSHQSRAGHDLHDDFLDTPLENIRENLINKDLNKEDLANPIQNDIGLNSSDDETQDLNAKSSPQKKQSSITVAIKKSFKYIEPVRKKAERENLKGVDCKQCRKFYEAVLPNADGKDPNSNKQNIRCEHHDGVSRHRYRYVPPMTPEGFWNIGFESEL; encoded by the exons atggatgaaaatgacgCAATAGTAGAGAGAGTGCAACACACGCGCTCTCCGAAATCATCATCACCTCGTTCCTCCGTCACCGACGACGAAAAACTCGTCTCCGGTATCAGCACAATCCTCGTCGCTTCAATTCAAGAAGCCAAAGATAAAATCTCTCAAATTGAATACGTTTTCTGTACTCAACTCTACCCTAATTTCCaatcaatttcaaaaaactCCGACGCAAAACGACGCCGTATAGTGGAACTCGAGCGCGAAGTCGACGAAGGCATGGTCCTGCAGAAAAACCTCGTAGACCTAATTCGTTCGAAAGAATCGTTACTAAAATCGTGCGAAGAGAAGCGAAAAACAGCGATCGCGAAATTGGAGAGCTGTGAGAGTGAAAACATGAAGTTGTTAGGGAAAATCGTTGATTTGGAGGAGAGATTAGGGATGAAAACGAAAGATGTTGAGGAAATGGAATCGAAATTGAAGAGTGTTGAAAATGAGGGTTTGTGTAAGAAGCTTGTTGAACAAGTGGAATTGTTGACTTGTGAGGTTCGGGATGAGAAATTGAAGAGGAATCGTTTGAATGAAGCGTATAAGAGACTTAAATCTCAACATATTTACCTTCGTCAAAAGGTTGGTCTCAATGAGGAAAATATGATTCGTGAAAGCAAATTTGTGAGTGAGAGTGATTTGGCTAAGGATCAGAGTCCAATTATAGAACCTG GTGTTGCATTTGAAGACCGTAATATTGCTATGGATGCTTGTATTAATGCTAAAGTAAATATTGAAATCCCAGAGGAAGATTTTGGAG GCCTTGAGAAGAGAAGTCCTGAAGTTTTCGTTGCTGCATGTGATACAAATGATGTGAAGGAGAAGGCATTGGAGGATGACAAAGGAGCCAGTTCGTGTCGTCCTCCTTCTTCAGGTTTCCGTGGTGTCCCAAAATCTGTGTCTGGTACAAAGCGGCCTGCACCTTTGTGGAGACAAACCCGGTCTCATCAAAGTCGAGCAGGCCATGACCTTCATGACGACTTTCTTGATACTCCTCTTGAAAATATTAGAGAgaatttaataaataaggaTTTGAATAAGGAAGACCTCGCGAACCCAATTCAGAACGACATTGGCTTGAACAGCTCAGATGACGAAACACAGGATTTGAATGCCAAAAGCAGTCCCCAGAAGAAGCAGTCTTCGATTACAGTGGCCATTAAAAAGAGTTTCAAGTACATTGAGCCAGTGAGAAAGAAGGCTGAGCGCGAAAATTTAAAAGGAGTTGACTGCAAACAATGCAGGAAGTTCTATGAAGCTGTTCTTCCTAATGCTGATGGTAAGGACCCTAATAGCAATAAGCAAAATATTCGTTGTGAGCATCATGATGGTGTTTCTAGGCATCGGTATAGgtatgttcctccaatgactcCTGAAGGATTTTGGAATATTGGATTTGAATCTGAATTATAA
- the LOC140918845 gene encoding uncharacterized protein, whose amino-acid sequence MVIKRRKGKIVVIENVLYVPRMKRNLLSIRQLIQKIFQVIVKNDALEMYDGQKKMILKAHLSKNITFFINIQAADIQCLKAVSLVDEDWLWHARFGHLNFRSLQQLESKKMVSGIPIIDVPEKVCDVCMT is encoded by the coding sequence ATGGTGATCAAGAGAAGAAAAGGCAAAATAGTGGTGATTGAAAATGTGTTGTATGTTCcaagaatgaaaagaaatttgctAAGCATAAGACAATTGATTCAGAAAATATTTCAGGTGATTGTGAAGAATGATGCATTAGAGATGTATGATGGGCAAAAGAAGATGATACTAAAGGCTCATCTCTCAAAGAACATAACTTTTTTCATCAACATACAAGCTGCAGACATCCAATGTTTGAAGGCAGTGAGCTTAGTTGATGAGGATTGGTTGTGGCATGCAAGGTTTGGTCATCTGAACTTCAGGAGCTTACAACAACTAGAATCAAAGAAGATGGTTAGTGGCATTCCTATAATTGATGTCCCTGAGAAGGTGTGTGATGTATGTATGACATGA
- the LOC140918844 gene encoding uncharacterized protein, with amino-acid sequence MEEQEKVSDLISRLRNIINQMAGYDEKILRSLHPRFDYIVCAIEESKDIFTLSLEELYGSLEARELQMDERSGVKYGDQVLASQIHKKEDQKKKWKKNKFKKPDDKFESSSKGGSTSGKSKGRSNSFDKKKAQCYNCEKFGHFVDECWSRKGKQKKDEDVACVAQEDSDSDTILLMATTNEEHSSSQFWFLDIGCSNHITSHKE; translated from the coding sequence ATGGAGGAGCAAGAGAAGGTTTCAGATTTGATTTCAAGATTGAGGAATATCATAAATCAAATGGCTGGTTATGATGAGAAGATTTTGAGATCTTTACATCCTAGATTTGATTACATTGTATGTGCCATTGAAGAATCCAAAGACATTTTCACGTTGAGTCTTGAAGAGTTGTATGGAAGTTTAGAAGCAAGAGAATTACAGATGGATGAAAGAAGTGGAGTGAAGTATGGGGATCAAGTGTTGGCATCACAAATTCATAAGAAAGAAGATCAGAAAAAGAAGTGGAAAAAGAATAAATTCAAGAAACCTGATGACAAGTTTGAGTCCTCATCAAAGGGAGGAAGCACAAGTGGTAAATCAAAAGGAAGATCAAATAGCTTTGACAAGAAGAAGGCGCAATGTTACAATTGTGAGAAGTTTGGACACTTTGTTGATGAATGTTGGTCTAGAAAAGGAAAACAGAAGAAAGATGAGGATGTGGCATGTGTTGCTCAAGAAGATTCAGACTCAGACACAATCCTGTTGATGGCTACCACGAATGAAGAGCATTCTTCATCTCAATTTTGGTTTCTTGATATTGGATGTTCTAATCATATAACAAGTCACAAAGAATAG